A window of Borrelia sp. A-FGy1 contains these coding sequences:
- a CDS encoding V-type ATP synthase subunit I has product MIVKMKKVLLLTLLKYKREALENLRELGVVHIDFCNKVSKSLEEIVETREIFIQALALLEDDYEVKTLKSSSENFLDIAKNIVNLGNEIKDLRDTRQELLYKKDSISFWGYFSIDLVNQLKENNIYVQFFKSRISEYKKLLMSSDIKVALINNVKGLAYFIAINDSMQTIETSEEYKFEIDLILIENKLKIVNEILDQKLTQLSLLNKYKDVLKDEIREYDQMVEFEQVIADMNVEYDDFVYITGFVPENKQEKLRDMVGDKFALQFAEPNKEDIVPTCVERKGLAKLAKPIFDVLDTIPGYKERDVSFIFMLFFFVFFGMIVGDAAYGILFLLVGIMLSLVNLIKRRPLTSVHALIFYLSISSIIYGSMTGTWFGSGTFILELFPALEFFKIEYLTGSNSMRNIMFICFTIGLLQILLAHIWNFIRQIKERPHMHAIAQIGWIIVISGLYYVVLNLILGEDRFPVGSSVLNMIFIGVVLVFTFENQDGSNFFICILKSLVGIIEQFLTTVAGFADIISYIRLFAVGLAGLAISDSFNSMSASLLKSSNIGLIISGIIIILFGHSLNIILSLLSVVVHGVRLNMLEFSNHLGQEWNGYSYKPFRKIKNK; this is encoded by the coding sequence ATGATTGTGAAAATGAAAAAAGTTTTACTTTTGACTTTGTTGAAATATAAAAGAGAAGCGCTTGAGAATTTAAGAGAACTGGGAGTTGTCCACATTGACTTTTGCAATAAAGTTTCAAAATCTCTAGAAGAGATTGTTGAAACAAGGGAAATTTTTATACAGGCTTTAGCTTTGCTTGAAGATGATTATGAGGTAAAAACTTTGAAATCTTCAAGTGAAAATTTTTTGGATATTGCTAAAAATATAGTTAATTTAGGTAATGAGATTAAAGATCTTAGAGATACAAGACAAGAATTATTATATAAAAAAGATAGCATATCATTTTGGGGATATTTTTCTATTGATTTGGTAAATCAATTGAAAGAAAACAATATTTATGTGCAATTTTTTAAGTCTAGAATTAGTGAATATAAAAAATTATTGATGTCTTCTGATATTAAGGTTGCTCTTATTAATAATGTGAAAGGATTAGCTTATTTTATAGCTATTAATGATTCTATGCAAACAATAGAGACATCAGAGGAATATAAATTTGAAATTGATCTTATTTTAATTGAAAATAAATTAAAGATTGTTAACGAGATTTTAGATCAAAAGTTAACTCAATTATCACTTTTAAATAAGTATAAAGATGTTTTAAAAGATGAGATAAGGGAATATGATCAGATGGTTGAGTTTGAACAAGTCATAGCTGATATGAATGTAGAATATGACGATTTTGTTTATATTACAGGATTTGTTCCTGAAAATAAGCAAGAGAAACTTAGAGATATGGTTGGGGATAAATTTGCTCTGCAATTTGCAGAGCCAAACAAAGAAGATATTGTCCCAACTTGTGTAGAAAGAAAAGGATTAGCTAAACTTGCTAAACCTATTTTTGATGTTTTAGATACAATTCCTGGGTATAAAGAGAGAGATGTTAGTTTTATTTTTATGTTATTTTTCTTTGTGTTTTTTGGAATGATAGTAGGTGATGCAGCTTATGGTATTTTATTTTTATTAGTTGGAATTATGCTGAGTTTAGTAAATTTAATTAAAAGGAGGCCTTTGACATCTGTTCATGCTTTAATATTTTATCTAAGTATATCATCTATTATATATGGTTCGATGACTGGTACTTGGTTTGGCAGTGGTACTTTTATACTTGAATTATTTCCTGCTTTAGAGTTTTTTAAGATTGAGTATTTAACAGGTAGTAACAGTATGCGAAATATTATGTTTATATGTTTTACAATAGGTCTTTTACAAATATTATTAGCTCATATATGGAATTTTATTCGACAAATAAAGGAAAGGCCTCATATGCATGCAATTGCTCAAATAGGTTGGATTATTGTAATTTCTGGGCTTTACTATGTAGTTCTTAATTTGATATTGGGAGAAGATAGATTTCCTGTGGGTAGTTCTGTTTTAAATATGATATTTATTGGAGTTGTTCTTGTATTTACTTTTGAAAATCAAGATGGTTCAAACTTCTTTATATGTATATTAAAAAGTTTGGTTGGGATAATAGAACAATTTTTGACTACTGTAGCAGGATTTGCGGACATAATATCTTATATTAGGCTTTTTGCTGTTGGGCTTGCAGGACTTGCAATTTCTGATAGTTTTAATAGTATGTCAGCATCTTTATTAAAATCATCTAATATTGGTCTTATAATAAGTGGCATTATTATAATACTGTTTGGACATAGTCTAAATATAATTTTATCTTTATTGTCTGTTGTTGTTCATGGAGTAAGACTTAATATGCTTGAATTTTCAAACCATTTGGGTCAAGAGTGGAATGGATATTCTTATAAGCCCTTTAGAAAAATAAAAAATAAATAA
- a CDS encoding V-type ATP synthase subunit D has protein sequence MAGKVKLTKNELKKQKDSLKMFSRYLPTLQLKKQQLHLEVRKVEIIKREKELEQDRIRENISSWVSLFGEEFPFQDWIQVKRIVRGSTNIAGINIPIFDSIEYEDIRYDLLSTPYWVDRGIEVIKGVIQISAELEVLNEQSRLLEAELNVTSQRVNLFEKVMIPVTKTNIKKINVYLGDQQTAAVVRGKMAKASLIDSR, from the coding sequence ATGGCTGGTAAAGTTAAATTAACTAAAAATGAGCTTAAGAAACAAAAAGATAGTCTTAAAATGTTTAGTAGGTATTTACCCACATTGCAACTTAAGAAACAACAACTTCATTTAGAAGTTAGAAAGGTGGAAATTATTAAGAGAGAGAAAGAGCTTGAGCAAGATAGAATAAGAGAAAATATTAGTTCTTGGGTTTCTTTATTTGGAGAAGAATTTCCTTTTCAGGATTGGATTCAAGTTAAGAGGATAGTTAGAGGTTCTACAAATATTGCAGGCATTAATATTCCTATTTTTGATTCTATTGAATATGAAGATATTAGGTATGATCTTTTATCTACTCCTTATTGGGTAGATAGAGGGATAGAAGTTATTAAGGGTGTAATTCAGATAAGTGCAGAACTTGAAGTTTTGAATGAACAGAGTAGGTTATTAGAGGCAGAGCTTAATGTTACTTCTCAGAGGGTAAACTTATTTGAGAAGGTTATGATACCTGTAACTAAAACTAATATAAAGAAGATTAATGTTTATCTTGGAGATCAACAAACAGCTGCTGTTGTAAGGGGAAAGATGGCCAAGGCCAGTTTGATTGATAGTAGGTAG
- a CDS encoding V-type ATP synthase subunit B: MKRIYSKIESIVGNVITVTACDVKYGELAIVNAKDNSSLAEVIKLDRNKVSLQVYNGTRGVSTSDQIKFLGHPMKVTFSENLLGRVFDGSGNPKDGGPRLEDDLIEIGGPPANPVKRIIPRNMIRTGIPMIDVFNTLVESQKLPIFSVSGEPYNELLVRIALQAEVDLIILGGMGLKNDDYLTFKDSLEKGGALSRTIFFVHTASNSVVESLTVPDISLAVAERFALQGKKVLVLLTDMTNFADAMKEIAVTMEQVPSNRGYPGDLYSQLASRYEKAIDFEGAGSITILAVTTMPGDDITHPVPDNTGYITEGQYYLKGGRIEPFGSLSRLKQMVNGKTRDDHRTIMDSMIRLYASSRESIEKKAMGFNMTSWDKKLLKYSYMFESKLMDLSVNIPLEEALDLGWDILSSCFDPKETGIKTELVEKYWPKKEA, from the coding sequence ATGAAAAGAATATACAGTAAGATAGAGTCTATTGTTGGGAATGTAATAACTGTTACTGCTTGTGATGTTAAGTATGGAGAACTTGCTATTGTAAATGCAAAAGACAATAGTTCTTTAGCTGAAGTTATTAAGTTAGATAGGAATAAGGTTTCTCTTCAAGTTTATAATGGTACAAGGGGTGTTTCAACATCAGATCAAATTAAGTTTTTGGGTCATCCGATGAAAGTTACATTTTCTGAGAATTTGCTTGGTAGGGTTTTTGATGGGTCTGGAAATCCAAAGGATGGGGGTCCTCGTCTTGAGGATGATTTAATTGAAATTGGAGGCCCTCCTGCTAATCCTGTTAAGAGAATTATTCCTAGAAATATGATACGCACAGGAATTCCAATGATAGATGTCTTTAACACTCTTGTTGAATCGCAAAAGTTGCCAATATTTTCTGTATCTGGAGAGCCTTATAATGAACTACTTGTAAGAATAGCCTTGCAGGCAGAAGTTGATTTAATTATTCTTGGAGGAATGGGACTTAAGAATGATGATTATTTAACTTTTAAAGATTCTCTTGAAAAAGGTGGGGCTTTAAGTAGAACCATATTTTTTGTTCATACGGCTAGTAATTCTGTTGTTGAATCTTTGACAGTTCCTGATATTTCTCTTGCTGTTGCTGAAAGATTTGCCCTTCAAGGGAAAAAAGTTTTAGTATTGCTTACTGATATGACTAATTTTGCTGATGCGATGAAAGAAATTGCTGTTACTATGGAACAAGTCCCTTCTAATAGGGGCTATCCTGGCGATTTATATTCTCAGCTTGCATCTCGATATGAAAAAGCTATTGATTTTGAAGGAGCAGGGTCTATTACTATACTTGCAGTTACTACTATGCCTGGTGATGATATTACTCATCCGGTTCCTGATAATACGGGGTATATTACTGAAGGTCAATATTATTTAAAAGGAGGAAGAATTGAGCCTTTTGGATCTCTTTCAAGGCTTAAACAGATGGTTAATGGTAAGACAAGAGATGATCATAGAACAATTATGGACTCAATGATTAGGCTTTATGCATCTTCAAGGGAATCTATAGAGAAAAAAGCTATGGGATTTAATATGACCAGTTGGGATAAGAAGCTTCTTAAGTATAGTTATATGTTTGAAAGTAAATTGATGGATTTATCTGTTAATATTCCTTTAGAAGAGGCTTTAGATTTAGGATGGGATATACTTTCTAGTTGTTTTGATCCAAAAGAAACTGGAATTAAGACAGAGCTTGTAGAAAAGTATTGGCCTAAAAAAGAGGCTTAG
- a CDS encoding V-type ATP synthase subunit A: METKGKVIGVIGNLVTIEVVGKVAMNEVVFIKSAGRSLKAEIIRVRDGEVDAQVFEMTRGISVGDNIEFTDKLLTVELGPGLLTQVYDGLQNPLPELAAQCGFFLERGLYLRALDKNKIWYFKATATVGDVVTSGDYLGFIIEGTVKHQIMIPFNKRDAYNVVEIVSDGNYTVDDKIAVIENDAGDKHIITMSFHWPVKIPITNYRERIIPSEPMITQTRIIDTFFPVAKGGTFCIPGPFGAGKTVLQQVTSRNADVDIVIIAACGERAGEVVETLKEFPDLIDPRTGRSLMERTCIICNTSSMPVAAREASVYTAITIGEYYRQMGLDVLLLADSTSRWAQAMREMSGRLEEIPGEEAFPAYLESVIASFYERAGIVVLNNGNVGSVTVGGSVSPAGGNFEEPVTQATLKVVGAFHGLTRERSDARKFPAISPLESWSKYEGVVDTEKTEYARSFLARGNEVNQMMKVVGEEGINNNDFLVYLKAELLDSCYLQQNSFDNIDAAVGPERQNYMFDIIYNILKSSFKFENKLEARDFFNELRQYILDMNLTYFKEEKFNKLEFILSGLINSKKLNFRGNKDEKNIQ, translated from the coding sequence ATGGAAACAAAAGGGAAAGTAATAGGAGTAATTGGGAATTTAGTTACTATTGAGGTTGTTGGTAAAGTTGCCATGAATGAGGTTGTTTTTATTAAGAGTGCTGGTAGGAGTCTAAAGGCTGAGATAATTCGTGTTAGGGATGGAGAAGTTGATGCTCAGGTTTTTGAGATGACTAGGGGGATTTCTGTTGGAGATAATATTGAGTTTACAGATAAACTATTAACAGTTGAGCTTGGTCCTGGTCTTTTAACTCAGGTGTATGATGGTCTTCAAAATCCTTTGCCAGAACTTGCTGCTCAATGTGGTTTTTTTTTAGAGAGAGGTTTATATCTAAGAGCACTTGATAAAAATAAAATTTGGTATTTCAAAGCAACTGCAACAGTGGGTGATGTTGTTACTTCAGGAGATTATCTTGGATTTATTATTGAAGGTACGGTTAAACATCAGATAATGATCCCATTTAATAAAAGAGATGCTTATAATGTTGTAGAGATTGTTAGCGATGGAAATTATACTGTAGATGATAAGATTGCTGTTATTGAAAACGATGCTGGAGATAAACACATTATAACTATGTCATTTCATTGGCCTGTTAAAATTCCTATTACAAACTATAGGGAAAGAATTATTCCTAGTGAACCCATGATAACTCAAACAAGAATAATAGATACATTTTTCCCAGTGGCCAAAGGAGGTACGTTTTGTATTCCTGGTCCTTTTGGTGCTGGAAAGACAGTCCTTCAGCAGGTTACAAGCCGTAATGCTGATGTTGATATTGTAATTATTGCTGCTTGTGGAGAGAGAGCAGGTGAGGTTGTAGAAACTCTTAAGGAATTTCCTGATCTTATAGATCCTAGAACAGGTAGGTCATTAATGGAGAGAACATGTATCATTTGTAATACATCTTCTATGCCAGTTGCTGCTCGTGAAGCTTCAGTTTATACGGCTATTACTATTGGTGAATATTATAGGCAAATGGGACTTGATGTTCTTTTATTAGCTGACTCAACTTCAAGGTGGGCTCAGGCTATGAGAGAGATGTCAGGTCGTCTTGAAGAGATCCCTGGAGAAGAAGCTTTTCCTGCTTATCTTGAGTCTGTTATTGCATCATTTTATGAAAGAGCAGGTATTGTTGTATTAAATAATGGTAATGTTGGTTCTGTAACTGTAGGTGGATCTGTTAGTCCTGCTGGAGGTAATTTTGAAGAGCCGGTAACTCAGGCAACTTTAAAGGTAGTAGGAGCATTTCATGGCCTTACAAGAGAAAGATCTGATGCTAGAAAATTTCCGGCTATTAGTCCTCTTGAGTCTTGGAGTAAGTATGAAGGAGTTGTTGATACTGAGAAGACAGAATATGCAAGATCGTTTTTAGCAAGGGGCAATGAGGTGAATCAGATGATGAAAGTTGTCGGAGAAGAAGGAATAAATAATAATGATTTCTTGGTTTATTTGAAAGCAGAACTTTTAGATTCGTGTTATTTACAGCAAAATTCTTTTGATAATATTGATGCAGCTGTTGGCCCTGAACGTCAAAATTATATGTTTGATATTATATATAATATTTTGAAGTCAAGTTTTAAATTTGAAAATAAATTGGAAGCAAGGGATTTTTTTAATGAGTTAAGACAGTATATTTTAGACATGAATCTTACTTACTTTAAAGAAGAAAAATTTAATAAATTGGAGTTTATTTTGTCTGGTTTAATCAATTCTAAAAAATTAAATTTTAGAGGGAATAAAGATGAAAAGAATATACAGTAA
- a CDS encoding DUF2764 family protein: protein MLNPYYYVISSLPYLDLKIGRGLSISNFFENVEIALSKEDFIFLKNLSEFVIVRGSLNLIDCFLDFEEEIKYTLAYVRAEKLGLSRDFYLDSSYFSGYYLSILKAICLKENPFEVELGLDMLRWQFLTDLEIGNDFSFERLVIYFLKLMLVSRRCLFIEKVGKKNFSDICQKISLDMSRNIKEEF from the coding sequence ATGCTGAATCCTTATTATTATGTTATATCTTCATTGCCTTATCTTGATTTAAAGATTGGAAGAGGATTAAGTATTTCGAATTTTTTTGAGAATGTTGAAATTGCTTTAAGTAAAGAAGATTTTATATTTTTAAAGAACTTGTCAGAGTTTGTAATTGTTAGAGGAAGTTTAAATCTAATTGATTGCTTTCTTGATTTTGAAGAAGAGATAAAATATACATTGGCTTATGTTAGGGCAGAAAAATTAGGGCTATCAAGAGATTTTTATTTAGATTCTTCTTATTTTTCAGGTTATTATTTAAGTATTTTAAAAGCTATTTGTCTTAAAGAAAATCCTTTTGAGGTGGAATTAGGACTTGATATGTTAAGATGGCAATTTTTAACGGACCTTGAAATAGGGAATGATTTTAGTTTTGAGAGATTAGTAATTTATTTTTTGAAATTAATGTTAGTTTCAAGAAGATGCCTGTTTATAGAAAAAGTAGGTAAGAAAAATTTTTCAGACATTTGTCAAAAAATAAGCTTGGATATGAGTAGAAATATTAAAGAGGAATTTTGA
- a CDS encoding V-type ATP synthase subunit E, whose translation MQFEVKDLISRIKKDGLEEAEKLASEIVGNAKKEAAAIVLKAEGDIRELKIKAEKEVSEYKRHALEVSRQAVRDLIIGTEKNIKSLFEAALKSSVSKQYDIKFLSTLIVKVVDGWSRGDKIDIIINESDFSDLLSLLRTEISEKLKDKVEIRPFRGINKGFKIQQRDSNLYYDFTAETISDILFEYLNPKFKEVIKMA comes from the coding sequence ATGCAATTTGAAGTTAAGGATCTGATAAGTAGAATTAAGAAAGATGGACTTGAAGAAGCTGAAAAGTTGGCTAGCGAGATTGTTGGCAATGCAAAGAAGGAAGCCGCTGCTATCGTTTTGAAAGCTGAAGGTGATATTAGAGAATTAAAAATAAAAGCAGAAAAGGAAGTTAGTGAATATAAGAGGCATGCTCTTGAGGTATCTCGTCAAGCTGTTAGGGATTTGATTATTGGTACTGAGAAAAACATTAAATCTCTTTTTGAGGCTGCTTTAAAGAGTTCCGTTTCTAAGCAGTATGACATTAAATTTTTGAGCACGCTTATTGTTAAGGTTGTAGATGGCTGGAGTAGAGGAGATAAGATAGACATCATAATTAATGAATCTGATTTTTCTGATTTATTGTCTCTTTTAAGAACAGAGATAAGCGAGAAACTTAAGGATAAGGTGGAAATTAGACCTTTTAGAGGAATAAATAAGGGATTTAAAATACAGCAAAGAGATAGTAATCTGTATTATGATTTTACTGCAGAAACTATTTCTGATATCCTTTTTGAATATTTAAATCCAAAATTTAAAGAAGTTATTAAGATGGCTTAA
- a CDS encoding endonuclease MutS2, translating to MQDEYLEKINFYQILSLVSSFVVIPDTINLLDSQRMIKDKEELNKLCFFVKLIRNLIEVYDEYPNSCLYSISDSIFLILKENSRVSIEEIRNIIFFLEEVLRINYFLDRNEFKAKNEIGSLKDILFLDSGLKHLLRFLSSYIDIDELKIKKGVVKDYDDINFEIKDLDKKIEKQIKKIIDLNLKYLASTLIYYKSDKYTIAIKNSFKNKIKGNVISTSSSGETFYIEPDEIISNNNRLKFLNIEKERIISRVLNELSCEIRKQIFLLKNLYNNFLYYDSLKARAIYGIKTQGTFPNIGINLNILNARHPLIQDAKEINFCPSENRVIVITGPNAGGKTATLKTVALLSAMFQFGIPIPVDENSTFKLFDNIFIDIGDEQSIENSLSTFSSHMSNISYILKRATIDSLLVFDEFCSGTDIEQGQSLAIAILEYLIKINCYVIISTHYNALKYFAYTHEGIINASMQMNLEIMEPNYDLIFSLPGESFAFVLASKSSIHPDIVLRAQEIYSSSKTEVNKILEKLEDKERELYLIEENLKNKIKLVEFRENEINNVQKQILLKEKNIEEKLINEQKEFLNYSRKILENLVRETKEGKICFHNNKKFISNISEKISGKTAKVEMLTNEITTNVKFSVGDKVRITNTNVLGEIVSITKKGLVVNTGVFNITVSSSNLEKILINKESKDSLQRKFSFSFESQDDDLLGITLDIRGMRAVEAIAFLSKNVDNMLLRNISKFEIIHGKGEGLLMNSVHEFLKELKFIKKYYFAHPSNGGAGKTIVEI from the coding sequence ATGCAAGATGAATATCTAGAAAAGATTAATTTTTATCAAATATTATCATTAGTCTCTTCTTTTGTAGTTATTCCAGATACTATCAATCTTTTGGATAGTCAGAGAATGATAAAAGATAAAGAAGAGCTTAATAAATTATGTTTTTTTGTTAAATTGATCAGGAATCTTATTGAAGTTTATGATGAATATCCAAATTCTTGCCTATATAGCATAAGTGATTCTATTTTTTTAATTCTTAAGGAAAATTCAAGAGTTTCTATTGAAGAAATTAGAAATATTATTTTTTTTCTAGAAGAGGTTCTAAGAATAAATTATTTCTTAGATAGAAATGAATTTAAAGCTAAAAATGAAATTGGTAGTTTAAAAGATATATTGTTTCTGGATTCAGGCCTTAAGCATTTATTAAGGTTTTTATCTAGTTATATTGATATTGATGAGCTTAAGATAAAAAAGGGTGTTGTTAAGGATTATGATGATATTAATTTTGAGATTAAAGATTTAGACAAGAAAATAGAAAAACAGATAAAGAAAATAATAGATTTAAATTTGAAATATTTAGCATCGACTCTTATTTATTATAAATCAGATAAATATACTATTGCAATTAAAAATAGTTTTAAGAATAAAATTAAGGGGAACGTGATATCTACCTCATCTTCTGGTGAAACATTTTATATTGAACCAGATGAAATAATTAGTAATAATAATAGATTGAAATTTTTAAACATAGAAAAGGAACGCATAATTTCAAGGGTACTAAATGAACTTTCATGTGAAATACGCAAACAAATTTTTCTTTTGAAAAATCTTTATAATAATTTTTTATATTATGATTCTCTTAAAGCTAGAGCAATTTATGGAATTAAAACCCAAGGAACATTTCCTAATATTGGTATTAACCTTAATATTTTAAATGCTCGTCATCCTTTAATACAGGACGCAAAAGAGATAAATTTTTGTCCATCTGAGAATAGAGTTATAGTTATTACAGGCCCTAATGCTGGTGGAAAGACAGCAACTTTAAAAACTGTTGCTCTCTTGAGTGCTATGTTTCAATTTGGAATTCCTATTCCTGTTGATGAAAATAGCACTTTTAAGCTTTTTGATAATATTTTCATTGATATTGGAGATGAACAATCAATTGAAAATTCACTCTCAACTTTTTCAAGTCATATGAGCAATATTTCTTATATTTTGAAGCGAGCAACTATAGATAGTCTTTTAGTATTTGATGAATTTTGTTCAGGCACTGATATTGAGCAAGGACAGTCATTAGCAATAGCTATTCTTGAGTATTTAATAAAAATTAATTGTTATGTGATTATATCTACTCATTATAATGCTCTTAAGTATTTTGCATATACGCATGAAGGTATTATAAATGCATCTATGCAGATGAATCTAGAGATAATGGAGCCTAATTATGATTTAATATTTTCTCTTCCAGGAGAAAGTTTTGCCTTTGTTTTGGCAAGTAAGTCTTCTATTCATCCTGATATTGTGCTTAGAGCGCAAGAAATTTACTCATCTAGCAAGACAGAGGTGAATAAAATACTTGAAAAGCTTGAGGATAAGGAAAGGGAATTGTATTTAATTGAAGAGAATTTAAAAAATAAGATTAAACTTGTTGAGTTTAGAGAGAATGAGATTAATAATGTGCAGAAGCAGATTCTTCTTAAAGAGAAAAATATAGAAGAAAAACTTATAAATGAACAAAAGGAGTTTTTGAATTATTCAAGAAAAATTTTAGAGAATTTAGTTAGAGAAACAAAAGAAGGAAAGATTTGTTTTCACAATAATAAAAAGTTTATATCCAATATTTCAGAGAAAATATCAGGCAAGACTGCTAAAGTTGAAATGCTTACTAATGAAATTACTACTAATGTCAAATTTAGTGTGGGTGATAAAGTTAGAATAACCAATACAAATGTTTTAGGGGAAATAGTAAGTATTACTAAAAAGGGACTTGTTGTAAATACTGGCGTTTTTAACATTACGGTTTCATCTTCTAATTTAGAAAAAATATTAATCAATAAAGAATCTAAAGATAGTTTACAGAGAAAATTCAGTTTTTCTTTTGAAAGTCAAGATGATGATTTATTAGGTATTACTCTAGATATTAGAGGAATGAGAGCAGTTGAGGCTATAGCTTTTTTAAGTAAGAATGTAGATAATATGTTATTAAGAAATATTAGTAAATTTGAGATAATTCATGGCAAGGGAGAGGGTCTTCTTATGAATAGCGTTCATGAATTTCTGAAAGAGTTAAAATTTATTAAGAAATATTATTTTGCTCATCCTAGTAATGGAGGAGCTGGGAAAACAATAGTAGAAATTTAA
- the rsgA gene encoding ribosome small subunit-dependent GTPase A: MNDLIFEVLWGVNNIYSVIEVKTNLIYEGVIKGKILNVQNKEYSPLVPGDFVLGDVYDKCKIYIKERLYRKNEFWRYNKKAGLRQVIISNIDSILIVSSASMPEIKNSFIDRILIVAEEQGINPIILLNKVDEGITNKAEALVKVYEELGYRVILTSAVTLQGIEELKSIIKYSKTSFIGQSGVGKSSLINLIDLKATQAINKISYKYARGRHTTVYSMAFHSDNGIIIDTPGIKEFGIETLDYLKLKYCFREFSDLNDLCRFNSCLHINEPNCFIMTQIGFKVSEVRYKSYLKILDELKKYRVYAR; encoded by the coding sequence TTGAATGACCTTATATTTGAAGTTCTTTGGGGTGTTAATAACATTTATTCTGTTATCGAAGTTAAAACGAATCTAATTTATGAAGGAGTTATTAAAGGTAAGATTTTAAATGTTCAAAATAAGGAATATAGCCCTTTGGTACCTGGTGATTTTGTGCTAGGAGATGTTTATGACAAATGTAAGATATATATCAAAGAAAGATTGTATCGTAAAAATGAGTTTTGGCGTTATAATAAAAAGGCTGGTCTTAGGCAAGTTATTATATCAAATATTGATAGTATTTTAATTGTTAGTTCTGCTTCGATGCCTGAGATAAAAAATTCATTTATTGATAGGATATTAATAGTTGCTGAAGAACAAGGAATTAATCCTATTATTTTGCTAAATAAAGTTGATGAGGGTATAACTAATAAAGCTGAAGCTTTAGTTAAAGTTTATGAAGAATTAGGTTATAGAGTTATTTTAACTTCTGCTGTTACCTTACAGGGTATTGAAGAGTTAAAATCAATTATTAAGTATTCTAAAACTTCTTTTATTGGACAGTCTGGAGTGGGTAAGTCTTCGCTTATAAATTTGATTGATTTAAAAGCAACTCAGGCTATAAATAAAATATCTTATAAATATGCAAGAGGAAGGCATACTACAGTTTATTCCATGGCTTTTCATTCGGATAATGGAATAATAATTGATACTCCAGGCATAAAAGAATTTGGAATTGAAACTTTAGACTATTTAAAGCTGAAATATTGTTTTAGAGAATTCAGTGATTTAAATGATTTGTGTAGGTTTAATTCTTGCTTGCATATAAATGAGCCAAATTGTTTTATAATGACTCAAATTGGATTTAAAGTTTCAGAGGTTAGATATAAAAGTTACTTAAAAATTTTAGATGAGCTTAAGAAATATAGAGTTTATGCAAGATGA
- the murI gene encoding glutamate racemase, protein MNNSKDVAIIFDSGIGGLSYFEYIKNRLNNKNYVYIADNKNFPYGEKTSEFLLKEILKLILKLRDIYNISSIVFACNTLSVITYGKLDFNFPIIYTLPSVSLVKELLSKKVILIATYATINSEFVQNEKKLHGDLVLKIAEELIRFVECGDNFKEDAFRCLKSLKIEVEASKRDVIFLGCTHYLHIKDMIEKFLEIPVYENREFVVNELVRTVKITNNDDAFTNCFYLTKEENLCFYKSFCEKYGLQFKGIIN, encoded by the coding sequence ATGAACAATTCAAAAGATGTGGCAATTATTTTTGATTCAGGGATAGGTGGATTGTCTTATTTTGAATATATAAAAAATAGACTCAATAATAAAAACTATGTTTATATTGCGGATAATAAAAATTTTCCTTATGGAGAAAAGACTTCAGAATTTCTTTTAAAAGAGATATTGAAGCTAATTTTAAAATTGAGAGATATTTATAATATTTCTTCAATTGTTTTTGCCTGTAATACATTATCTGTTATTACATATGGTAAGCTAGATTTTAATTTTCCCATAATATATACTTTGCCTTCAGTTAGTTTAGTAAAAGAACTGTTATCCAAAAAGGTTATTTTAATAGCAACATATGCTACTATTAATAGCGAATTTGTTCAAAACGAAAAGAAATTACATGGTGATTTAGTTTTAAAGATTGCTGAAGAACTTATAAGGTTTGTAGAGTGTGGAGATAATTTTAAAGAGGATGCATTTAGGTGTTTAAAATCTTTAAAAATAGAGGTTGAAGCTAGCAAAAGAGATGTAATTTTTTTAGGATGTACTCATTATTTGCATATTAAAGATATGATTGAAAAATTTTTGGAAATTCCTGTTTATGAAAATCGTGAATTTGTAGTAAATGAACTTGTCAGAACAGTAAAAATTACTAATAATGATGATGCTTTTACAAATTGCTTTTATTTAACAAAAGAAGAAAATTTGTGCTTTTATAAAAGTTTTTGTGAAAAATATGGTCTTCAATTTAAAGGAATAATTAATTGA